In Candidatus Cloacimonadota bacterium, one DNA window encodes the following:
- a CDS encoding GxxExxY protein, with translation MKYAELSEKIIKAFYTVYNTLGYGFLEKVYEKAMLIELRKMGLNCMSQVQIKVFYADQIIGDYVADIIVENKILVELKAIKHLSKQDEAQLLNYLTATKYEVGLLFNFGKEPEFKRKIFDNKYKKYKF, from the coding sequence ATGAAATATGCAGAATTATCCGAAAAAATAATCAAAGCTTTTTATACTGTTTACAACACACTCGGTTATGGATTTTTAGAAAAAGTTTATGAAAAAGCAATGTTGATCGAATTAAGAAAAATGGGTTTGAATTGTATGAGTCAAGTTCAAATAAAAGTATTTTATGCAGATCAAATAATTGGAGATTATGTAGCAGATATAATTGTTGAAAATAAAATATTAGTCGAACTCAAGGCGATAAAACATCTTTCCAAACAAGATGAAGCCCAACTTCTTAATTATCTGACTGCAACTAAATATGAAGTAGGATTATTATTCAATTTTGGAAAAGAACCGGAATTCAAAAGAAAAATATTTGATAATAAATACAAGAAATATAA